The Novibacillus thermophilus genome segment TTGTTCAGGCGTACCGCCGCATGTTAAAGCGAAACCTCGTTTACACGGCCGTGACGAGGGCAAAGGCGTACCTCATGCTGTGCGGAGAAGTGTCGGCACTGTCCGACGGTGTGCGCAAAGAAGGAGGATTTAACCGCCGCAGTTTACTTAAAGATCGCCTGCAGAGGGAATAACGACCATTATACGTGGCGCGTTTTTGTCCCATACTATGCGTGCGGGAGGAGGCGTCCCTTTTGCGCAGTTCACAGGATGTGTTGGGTTTGCCGATTGTAGCCGTCAGCTCTGGGAAACAACTCGGAATTGTGCGGGATCTGCTTTTCGACGATCGGCAGCGGTTGTTCGGGCTGTTGGTGGAATCTAAAAGTTGGATCAAGCGCAGGCGCTACATTCCGAGAGAGCACATTGTGTCGTTCGGCCCAGATGCGGTGACAGTGGACAGCGAGGACGCCGTAGAAACGCTGGAAGAAACGTATGACGAAGTCGTCGGGGTGTGTTCAGGAAAGCACAAGTTGAAAGGACTCCCGGTGTTAACGGTGACCGGTTCAGAGTTAGGTCGCCTCGAGAACGTTTATTTCTTGGAAGAAATGGGCACACTAATAGGGTACGAATTGACGGACGGTTTTTTGACCGACTTAAAAGAAGGTCGAAAAACCCTTCATCCGGCCGAACGTTTGACGTGGGGGGACGATGCGCTCATCGTTCCCGGCGATGTGA includes the following:
- a CDS encoding PRC-barrel domain-containing protein, coding for MRSSQDVLGLPIVAVSSGKQLGIVRDLLFDDRQRLFGLLVESKSWIKRRRYIPREHIVSFGPDAVTVDSEDAVETLEETYDEVVGVCSGKHKLKGLPVLTVTGSELGRLENVYFLEEMGTLIGYELTDGFLTDLKEGRKTLHPAERLTWGDDALIVPGDVTPESTPVSDRK